The following are encoded together in the Raineyella sp. LH-20 genome:
- a CDS encoding DUF4194 domain-containing protein, with protein sequence MSDPQTEDAFGSRSGAYAEDAFGTAADPEVLPDPARRSMATLLTSRFITRASHAAAWQGLIDHEPRIRARLADMFLELVIDHDHEVAFKRQVDDPEAPVVLRREKPLGKDATLLLVHLRQLHAFTDAADSAVAITLSEATDFLARFRDPSDTDEAGFQRDVETALRGVERLGLLRPDQDVPDTWIVSPAVVALVTPDRLAAIRDQLQVLAGGGPAANGERSAYGRPTDAGRPEEGSPDQDGPDVGASYGEDDTDQNGVEDDMDPAEDGADA encoded by the coding sequence ATGAGTGACCCGCAGACTGAGGACGCGTTCGGCTCCCGTTCCGGGGCGTACGCCGAGGACGCGTTCGGTACAGCAGCCGACCCGGAGGTGTTGCCGGATCCGGCGCGCCGGAGCATGGCGACACTGCTGACCTCCCGGTTCATCACCCGGGCCAGCCATGCCGCGGCGTGGCAGGGGCTGATCGATCACGAGCCGCGGATCCGCGCCCGGCTGGCGGACATGTTCCTCGAGTTGGTCATCGACCACGACCACGAGGTGGCGTTCAAGCGGCAGGTGGACGATCCGGAGGCGCCGGTGGTGCTGCGCCGGGAGAAGCCGCTGGGCAAGGACGCGACGTTGTTGCTGGTGCATCTGCGTCAGCTGCATGCGTTCACCGATGCGGCGGATTCCGCGGTGGCGATCACGCTGAGCGAGGCGACGGACTTCCTGGCCCGGTTCCGCGACCCGAGCGACACCGACGAGGCGGGCTTCCAGCGTGATGTCGAGACGGCGCTGCGGGGTGTCGAGCGGCTCGGCCTGCTGCGGCCCGATCAGGATGTCCCGGACACCTGGATCGTCTCGCCGGCGGTCGTCGCCCTGGTGACGCCGGACCGGCTGGCGGCGATCCGCGACCAGCTGCAGGTCCTGGCGGGCGGCGGCCCGGCGGCGAACGGCGAGCGGTCGGCGTACGGCCGGCCGACCGACGCCGGCCGGCCGGAGGAGGGCAGTCCGGACCAGGACGGCCCGGATGTGGGCGCATCGTACGGTGAGGACGACACGGACCAGAACGGGGTCGAGGACGACATGGACCCGGCCGAGGACGGAGCGGACGCATGA
- a CDS encoding DUF3375 family protein, whose translation MTDEPLDPERVRGALDSPTLKLLSAHTAWWVLPLFSEHLEPAQGPVSAAWFHRRVAESLQSLGLPDSPTPAEHCRKWVDQDHWLVRSRDPEDGRLMYELSDNALRAIRIVRDTSGDSSTVSDSRLGSITDAVRRLADMASPDIAAHIARIDARIAELEERREALRAGDVRAATDEEMRRQFDEVRRLLASLPADFRALTTMIERRHHAVAAGISSTGTPKGAAVEEFLHEHDLLAQTPEGRAYRGFSDLLVSREAESLRGDIDLILDQEAASTALGDGDRAALRTLMSSLLEEEHEVEAAYTRWTASLRRFLTRSSGGRHQRLLALVDQVLEAGDELSRRPGRPMVEDVLGVGTLDVRDMSQAALWQPSQEAKAQPLQALNPTGMLPEDRELMMIQAGTSTRAVAATVNQLLASGPTTGAGVFAATPEVCRRLVVLLGVLDLGLAHGRVEDGSTERVLLVTPGGRERTVLVPLVHFDRPLPIKDAGNE comes from the coding sequence GTGACCGATGAACCGCTCGACCCGGAACGGGTCCGTGGCGCGCTCGACAGCCCGACGCTGAAGCTGCTGTCGGCGCACACCGCCTGGTGGGTGCTGCCGTTGTTCTCCGAGCACCTGGAGCCCGCGCAGGGCCCGGTGTCGGCGGCCTGGTTCCATCGCCGGGTCGCCGAGTCGCTCCAGTCGCTCGGGCTGCCGGACAGCCCGACCCCGGCCGAGCACTGTCGCAAGTGGGTCGACCAGGACCACTGGCTGGTCCGCAGCCGCGACCCGGAGGACGGCCGGCTGATGTATGAGCTGTCTGACAATGCGCTGCGGGCGATCCGGATCGTCCGGGACACCTCGGGCGACTCGTCGACCGTGTCGGACTCCCGGCTCGGCTCCATCACCGATGCGGTGCGCCGGCTGGCGGACATGGCCAGCCCCGACATCGCCGCGCACATCGCCCGGATCGATGCGCGGATCGCCGAGCTGGAGGAGCGTCGCGAGGCGCTGCGGGCGGGTGACGTACGCGCCGCGACCGATGAGGAGATGCGCCGCCAGTTCGACGAGGTGCGCCGGCTGCTCGCGTCGCTACCGGCCGATTTCCGCGCGCTGACGACGATGATCGAGCGGCGCCACCACGCCGTGGCGGCGGGCATCTCCAGCACCGGCACGCCGAAGGGGGCGGCGGTCGAGGAGTTCCTGCACGAGCACGACCTGCTGGCCCAGACCCCGGAGGGCCGCGCCTACCGCGGCTTCTCCGACCTGCTGGTGTCGCGGGAGGCGGAGTCGCTGCGCGGCGACATCGACCTGATCCTCGACCAGGAGGCGGCGTCGACCGCGCTGGGTGACGGGGACCGGGCGGCGTTGCGGACGCTGATGTCGAGTCTGCTGGAGGAGGAACACGAGGTGGAGGCCGCCTACACGCGGTGGACCGCGTCGCTGCGCCGCTTCCTCACCCGGTCCTCCGGCGGGCGCCACCAGCGGCTGCTGGCGTTGGTCGACCAGGTGCTCGAGGCCGGCGACGAGCTGAGCCGTCGCCCCGGCCGGCCGATGGTCGAGGACGTGCTCGGCGTCGGCACCCTCGATGTCCGCGACATGTCGCAGGCGGCGCTGTGGCAGCCGAGCCAGGAGGCGAAGGCCCAGCCGCTGCAGGCCCTCAATCCCACCGGGATGCTGCCCGAGGACCGCGAACTGATGATGATCCAGGCCGGCACGTCGACCCGTGCGGTCGCCGCGACGGTGAACCAGCTGCTCGCCTCCGGGCCGACCACCGGCGCGGGCGTGTTCGCGGCGACCCCGGAGGTCTGTCGTCGCCTGGTGGTGCTGCTCGGCGTGCTGGACCTCGGTCTGGCGCACGGCCGGGTGGAGGACGGCTCGACCGAGCGCGTCCTGCTGGTCACCCCCGGCGGCCGGGAGCGCACCGTCCTGGTCCCGCTGGTGCATTTCGACCGACCTCTCCCGATCAAGGACGCTGGCAATGAGTGA
- a CDS encoding aspartate kinase codes for MPRIVQKYGGSSVEDAEAIKRVARRVLAAKQAGNEVVVVISAMGDTTDELMDLALQVSPMPKARELDMLLTTGERQSAALLAMALGDLGADARSYTGSQAGVLTTAKHGDARIIDITPGRIEKALDAGNIVIVAGFQGVSQDTKDVTTLGRGASDTTAVALAAALDAAYCEIYSDVDGVFTADPRIVPSARRIPEISYEEMLEMAANGAKILHLRCVEYARREHVAVHVRSSFTDRPGTWVKDLKDVQKGPGMEQALITGIAHERGDAKVTVVGVPDQVGRAAAIFTALAEADINIDIIVQNVSRVDTSRTDISFTLPTKDARKAIETLKSIQESVQFQELLYDDQIGKVSVIGVGMRSHPGVTAKFFKALAQAGVNIGMISTSEIRISVVVDQDDLETAVRAAHTAFGLDAEGEAVVYAGTGR; via the coding sequence ATGCCCCGCATCGTCCAGAAGTACGGCGGATCGTCGGTGGAGGACGCCGAGGCCATCAAGCGGGTGGCGCGTCGGGTCCTCGCTGCCAAGCAGGCGGGCAACGAGGTCGTCGTCGTCATCTCGGCGATGGGTGACACGACCGACGAGCTGATGGACCTCGCGTTGCAGGTGTCTCCGATGCCGAAGGCCCGCGAGCTGGACATGCTGCTGACCACCGGGGAGCGCCAGTCCGCTGCCCTGCTGGCGATGGCGCTCGGCGACCTGGGGGCGGACGCCCGTTCCTACACCGGTTCGCAGGCCGGGGTCCTGACCACCGCCAAGCACGGTGACGCCCGGATCATCGACATCACGCCGGGTCGGATCGAGAAGGCGCTCGATGCCGGCAACATCGTCATCGTCGCCGGCTTCCAGGGTGTCTCCCAGGACACCAAGGACGTCACCACCCTCGGCCGCGGTGCCTCCGACACCACCGCCGTCGCCCTCGCCGCCGCCCTCGACGCCGCCTACTGTGAGATCTACTCCGACGTCGACGGCGTCTTCACGGCCGACCCCCGCATCGTCCCCAGCGCCCGGCGGATCCCGGAGATCTCGTACGAGGAGATGCTGGAGATGGCGGCCAACGGCGCCAAGATCCTCCACCTGCGCTGCGTGGAGTACGCCCGTCGCGAGCACGTCGCCGTCCACGTACGCTCGTCGTTCACCGACAGGCCCGGCACGTGGGTCAAGGACCTCAAGGACGTCCAGAAAGGACCTGGCATGGAACAGGCACTGATCACCGGCATCGCCCACGAGCGCGGCGATGCGAAGGTCACCGTGGTCGGCGTCCCCGACCAGGTCGGCCGTGCTGCGGCCATCTTCACCGCGCTGGCCGAGGCCGACATCAACATCGACATCATCGTCCAGAACGTGTCGCGGGTGGACACCTCCCGCACCGACATCTCCTTCACGCTGCCGACCAAGGACGCCCGCAAGGCGATCGAGACCCTGAAGTCCATCCAGGAATCCGTGCAGTTCCAGGAGCTGCTCTACGACGACCAGATCGGCAAGGTGTCGGTCATCGGCGTCGGCATGCGTTCCCACCCGGGCGTGACGGCCAAGTTCTTCAAGGCGCTGGCCCAGGCCGGCGTCAACATCGGGATGATCTCCACCTCTGAGATCCGCATCTCGGTGGTCGTCGACCAGGACGACCTGGAGACGGCGGTCCGGGCGGCGCACACCGCGTTCGGCCTGGACGCCGAGGGCGAGGCCGTGGTCTACGCCGGCACCGGCCGCTGA
- a CDS encoding nuclease-related domain-containing protein — translation MAEWTVRRWARYGHERLYAASPDGITLGYLDLKTGQYHSDNLGNLPLLETVIGDHLATRMQVGTTNGSVSPAETIGAATAVEPPAGTSVPQWEDISATQAGAAARQRALAAREAQGPFRHVLSRLVGARTDERAWRIGADGEQATAEQLAKLGPEWRVLHAVRVGDCGADIDHVVIGPPGVFTVNAKNHPRASIWVGGDTFLVNGQRVPYIRNSRYEARRAARLLTERAGFPVATIGVIAVMGAHKGFTVKKQPEDGAVVVVPRRSLGRYLQNRSARLGRHEISAIYEVARRSTTWKT, via the coding sequence ATGGCCGAGTGGACTGTGAGGAGATGGGCCCGCTATGGGCATGAGCGGCTCTATGCGGCGTCGCCGGATGGGATCACGTTGGGCTATCTGGACCTCAAGACAGGGCAATACCACTCCGACAACCTGGGCAACCTCCCCTTGCTGGAGACGGTGATTGGCGATCACCTTGCGACCAGGATGCAAGTGGGCACCACGAACGGCTCTGTGAGTCCTGCCGAGACCATCGGTGCCGCAACCGCAGTCGAGCCACCTGCGGGTACATCGGTGCCGCAGTGGGAGGACATCAGCGCCACACAGGCCGGTGCTGCGGCACGACAGCGGGCGCTTGCCGCACGTGAGGCACAAGGGCCCTTCCGTCACGTGCTCTCCCGTCTCGTCGGTGCGCGGACCGATGAACGCGCCTGGCGGATCGGTGCTGATGGTGAGCAGGCCACCGCTGAGCAGCTTGCCAAGCTCGGCCCCGAGTGGCGGGTCCTGCACGCCGTGCGCGTCGGGGATTGTGGCGCCGATATCGACCACGTGGTCATCGGACCTCCCGGTGTATTCACGGTGAATGCAAAGAACCATCCTCGTGCATCGATCTGGGTCGGTGGAGACACCTTCCTGGTGAACGGGCAGCGCGTTCCCTACATTCGCAACAGCCGCTACGAGGCACGACGAGCGGCCCGCCTTCTCACCGAGCGGGCTGGCTTCCCTGTTGCGACTATCGGCGTTATTGCGGTGATGGGCGCGCACAAGGGCTTCACTGTCAAGAAGCAGCCCGAGGACGGTGCTGTCGTTGTCGTGCCCCGCCGGAGCCTCGGCCGATACCTGCAGAATCGGTCGGCACGGCTCGGCCGCCACGAGATCAGCGCGATCTACGAGGTCGCGCGTCGATCGACCACGTGGAAGACCTGA
- a CDS encoding DUF1707 domain-containing protein: MTSDPGSAHEQPPLPRIGDAERQAAVDELSEHYVAGRLDEAEFNQRMDTALQARTIADLVPLFTDLPPINPAAPWAAAPLQRRSAVPYVSRSQVVPAPTAPSSSAVEPGWVNVLRVVRPVIWPVAIGLIIFTNIPTGVLIVAAIILTIVSSRVLGDKKHSPGQLPHGSDDRRQLPPGR; this comes from the coding sequence ATGACCAGCGACCCGGGCTCCGCCCACGAGCAGCCTCCCCTCCCGCGCATCGGCGACGCCGAACGCCAGGCGGCGGTGGACGAGCTGTCCGAGCACTATGTCGCCGGTCGGCTCGACGAGGCGGAGTTCAACCAGCGCATGGACACCGCCCTCCAGGCGCGTACGATCGCCGATCTGGTCCCGCTGTTCACCGATCTCCCGCCGATCAACCCGGCAGCCCCGTGGGCGGCCGCCCCTCTCCAGCGCCGCTCCGCCGTGCCGTACGTGTCCCGCAGCCAGGTCGTGCCGGCGCCCACGGCCCCGTCCTCGTCGGCCGTCGAGCCAGGGTGGGTGAACGTGTTGCGGGTCGTACGGCCCGTCATCTGGCCGGTCGCCATCGGTCTGATCATCTTCACCAACATCCCGACCGGGGTGCTCATCGTGGCCGCCATCATCCTGACGATCGTGAGCAGCCGCGTGTTGGGTGACAAGAAGCACAGCCCCGGGCAGCTTCCTCACGGCTCCGACGACCGGCGGCAGCTGCCGCCCGGGCGCTGA
- the ileS gene encoding isoleucine--tRNA ligase, whose product MTQEIGAGAQPERRDPAEQAAVAAAAQGHFEGAYHAVPAQIDLPATEHRILDLWAANDVFARSEERTRGGQRWTFFEGPPTANGMPGTHHIEARVFKDIFPRFRTMQGYYVERKAGWDCHGLPVELAVEKELGINGKPEIEKYGIEAFNAQCRASVSRHVDAFRELTDRMGYWVDLDNAYWTMNASYVESVWWSLKEVFDRGLLSQDQRVAPYCPRCGTTLSDHEVAQGYETDVDTTAFVRLPVTSGPYAGTADMVVWTTTPWTLPSNTTVAVGADITYVTATDGASTVIVAEDNVASALGEGWTVQDRFPGSSMEGWTYRRPLEVVDQPGTAWFVVLEDYVATGEGTGLVHQAMPFGEDDYQSSRRHGIEFVNPIGPDGRFHDDIALLGGQFFKDADRTVLADLKERGLLFRTLDHEHQYPHCWRCHTPLMYYAQPSWYIRTTQIKDALLRENEGTTWYPETIKWGRYGDWLNNNVDWALSRTRYWGTPLPIWINDETDDRICVGSLAELGALAGRDLADLDPHRPYIDEVTFTRPGVPGTYRRVPEVIDAWYDSGSMPFAQWGYPYVDGSQDAFKHAYPADFICEATDQTRGWFYSLMAVGTAVFDTSSYKNVLCLGHILAEDGKKMSKHLGNILEPIPLMDKHGADAVRWFMAASGSPWAARRVGDTAIQEIVRKVLLTYWNSASFLALYAQANGWAPVRADGSLVEVPVAERPVLDRWLVSETNVLVREVTAALEDFDSQRAGQLLAEFVDNLSNWYVRRSRRRFWRGDDSALLTLHDTMEVLTRLMAPMVPFLTEHVWQQVVVPVDRDAAPSVHLSSWPVADPALIDEQLDEAMGLARRVVELGRGARAEAKVKIRQPLSRLLIAGDSYALLDDSLRGEIADELNVQDVASFASAGDLVDYSAKGNFRALGKRFGKQTPQVAAAIAAADAARLHDDLARDGRATVDFEGGTEVGPDEVLITERPREGWSVLNEQGETVALDLELTPELVTAGVARDVIREVQEARKTSGFEVSDRIALVWAVDGDQAGAATGAAVREHASLIADEVLAVEMAEGAVPADGFAIDDLGLRFAVTRQG is encoded by the coding sequence ATGACGCAGGAGATCGGGGCGGGCGCACAGCCGGAGCGGCGCGATCCCGCGGAGCAGGCGGCCGTGGCGGCCGCCGCACAGGGGCATTTCGAAGGGGCCTACCACGCGGTCCCGGCACAGATCGACCTGCCGGCGACCGAACACCGGATCCTCGACCTCTGGGCCGCGAACGACGTGTTCGCCCGCTCCGAGGAGCGGACCCGCGGCGGGCAGCGCTGGACCTTCTTCGAGGGCCCGCCGACCGCCAACGGCATGCCCGGCACGCACCACATCGAGGCGCGCGTCTTCAAGGACATCTTCCCGCGGTTCCGCACGATGCAGGGCTACTACGTCGAGCGCAAGGCCGGCTGGGACTGCCACGGCCTGCCCGTCGAACTGGCCGTCGAGAAGGAACTCGGCATCAACGGCAAGCCGGAGATCGAGAAGTACGGCATCGAGGCGTTCAACGCCCAGTGCCGCGCCTCGGTCAGCCGCCATGTCGACGCGTTCCGCGAGCTCACCGACCGGATGGGCTACTGGGTCGACCTGGACAACGCCTACTGGACGATGAACGCCTCGTACGTCGAGTCGGTCTGGTGGTCGCTGAAGGAGGTCTTCGACCGCGGCCTGCTCTCCCAGGACCAGCGCGTCGCCCCGTACTGCCCGCGGTGCGGCACCACGCTGTCCGACCACGAGGTGGCGCAGGGCTACGAGACCGACGTCGACACCACGGCGTTCGTACGACTCCCGGTCACCTCGGGGCCGTACGCCGGCACGGCCGACATGGTCGTCTGGACCACCACCCCGTGGACCCTGCCCTCGAACACCACCGTGGCGGTCGGCGCCGACATCACCTACGTCACCGCCACCGACGGTGCCTCGACGGTGATCGTCGCCGAGGACAACGTGGCCTCCGCGCTCGGCGAGGGCTGGACCGTGCAGGACCGCTTCCCGGGGTCGAGCATGGAGGGCTGGACCTACCGGCGTCCGCTGGAGGTCGTCGACCAGCCGGGCACCGCCTGGTTCGTGGTGCTCGAGGACTACGTCGCGACCGGCGAGGGCACCGGCCTGGTGCACCAGGCGATGCCGTTCGGTGAGGACGACTACCAGTCGTCGCGGCGCCACGGCATCGAGTTCGTCAACCCGATCGGCCCCGACGGCCGTTTCCACGACGACATCGCTCTGCTCGGCGGCCAGTTCTTCAAGGACGCGGATCGTACGGTGCTGGCCGATCTGAAGGAGCGGGGGCTGCTCTTCCGGACCCTCGACCACGAGCACCAGTACCCGCACTGCTGGCGCTGCCACACGCCGCTGATGTACTACGCGCAGCCGTCGTGGTACATCCGCACCACCCAGATCAAGGACGCGCTGCTGCGCGAGAACGAGGGCACCACCTGGTACCCGGAGACGATCAAGTGGGGTCGTTACGGCGACTGGCTGAACAACAACGTCGACTGGGCGCTGTCGCGGACCCGCTACTGGGGCACCCCGTTGCCGATCTGGATCAACGACGAGACCGATGACCGGATCTGCGTCGGCTCGCTCGCCGAGCTGGGCGCGCTGGCCGGCCGGGATCTGGCCGACCTCGACCCGCACCGGCCCTACATCGACGAGGTGACCTTCACCCGGCCGGGTGTGCCCGGCACGTACCGGCGGGTGCCGGAGGTGATCGACGCCTGGTACGACTCGGGCTCGATGCCGTTCGCGCAGTGGGGGTACCCGTACGTCGACGGGTCGCAGGACGCGTTCAAGCATGCCTATCCGGCCGACTTCATCTGCGAGGCGACCGATCAGACCCGTGGCTGGTTCTACTCGCTGATGGCCGTCGGCACCGCGGTGTTCGACACCTCGTCGTACAAGAACGTGCTCTGCCTGGGCCACATCCTGGCCGAGGACGGCAAGAAGATGTCCAAGCACCTGGGCAACATCCTCGAGCCGATCCCGCTGATGGACAAGCACGGCGCCGACGCGGTCCGCTGGTTCATGGCCGCCTCGGGGTCGCCGTGGGCGGCGCGGCGGGTCGGTGACACGGCCATCCAGGAGATCGTCCGCAAGGTGCTGCTGACGTACTGGAACTCGGCCTCGTTCCTGGCGCTCTACGCGCAGGCGAACGGCTGGGCGCCGGTGCGGGCCGACGGGAGCCTCGTCGAGGTGCCGGTGGCCGAGCGGCCGGTGCTCGACCGCTGGCTGGTGTCGGAGACCAACGTGCTGGTCCGCGAGGTCACCGCGGCGCTGGAGGACTTCGACTCCCAGCGCGCCGGGCAGCTGCTCGCCGAGTTCGTCGACAACCTGTCCAACTGGTACGTCCGCCGCTCGCGGCGCCGCTTCTGGCGCGGTGACGACTCGGCCCTGCTCACCCTGCACGACACGATGGAGGTGCTCACCCGCCTGATGGCGCCGATGGTGCCGTTCCTCACCGAACACGTCTGGCAGCAGGTCGTCGTGCCGGTCGACCGGGACGCCGCCCCGTCGGTGCACCTGAGCTCGTGGCCGGTGGCGGATCCGGCGTTGATCGACGAGCAGCTGGACGAGGCGATGGGCCTGGCCCGTCGGGTCGTCGAGCTCGGTCGCGGTGCCCGCGCCGAGGCCAAGGTGAAGATCCGCCAGCCGCTGTCGCGCCTGCTGATCGCCGGCGACTCGTACGCCCTGCTGGACGATTCCTTGCGGGGAGAGATCGCCGACGAGCTGAACGTGCAGGACGTCGCCTCGTTCGCCTCGGCCGGAGACCTGGTCGACTACTCCGCGAAGGGCAACTTCCGGGCCCTCGGCAAGCGGTTCGGCAAGCAGACCCCGCAGGTCGCGGCCGCCATCGCGGCGGCGGATGCGGCGCGGCTGCACGATGATCTGGCCCGCGACGGCAGGGCGACGGTGGACTTCGAGGGGGGCACCGAGGTGGGGCCCGACGAGGTGCTGATCACCGAGCGGCCGCGCGAGGGCTGGTCGGTGCTCAACGAGCAGGGCGAGACCGTGGCACTGGACCTGGAGCTGACCCCGGAACTGGTGACGGCCGGGGTGGCCCGCGACGTGATCCGCGAGGTGCAGGAGGCCCGCAAGACCTCCGGCTTCGAGGTGTCCGACCGGATCGCCCTGGTCTGGGCGGTCGACGGTGACCAGGCCGGTGCGGCGACGGGGGCGGCGGTGCGCGAGCACGCGTCGCTGATCGCCGACGAGGTGCTGGCCGTGGAGATGGCCGAGGGCGCGGTGCCGGCCGACGGCTTCGCGATCGACGACCTGGGTCTGCGCTTTGCGGTGACCCGGCAGGGCTGA
- a CDS encoding HAD family hydrolase: protein MPSPERPAPPALATSLSSPVPPGAAYGARAVRLVATDLDNTLLRSDKTVSPRTDAALRAAAAAGITVVPVTARQRLGLVTVAPQFVELADSFGGWAVCSNGALGLDLVTGRRLFEATMNVADQRDLVVRLTAAVPDVRFCAVRDGGDGFLVEAGYAELSVWADHNRDPRRMQVVGRSALADTPNNKMVARHPVLTARDLLDAFRALDLPGLQATSSGAPFLEVSAAGVGKAYGLQRLTDHLGIAAAQVVALGDGLNDLDMLAWAGWGVAMANAEPELRAAADQVAPGCDEDGFAQVLEALIARAATDSGAPATGSEAPAIR from the coding sequence GTGCCCTCGCCTGAGCGGCCGGCGCCGCCGGCCTTGGCGACGTCCCTGAGTTCCCCGGTCCCGCCAGGTGCGGCGTACGGCGCCCGTGCCGTACGGCTGGTCGCCACCGACCTCGACAACACGCTGTTGCGCTCCGACAAGACGGTCAGTCCCCGCACCGACGCCGCGCTGCGGGCGGCGGCCGCGGCGGGCATCACCGTCGTCCCGGTCACCGCGCGGCAACGGCTCGGCCTGGTCACCGTGGCACCGCAATTCGTCGAGCTCGCCGACAGCTTCGGCGGCTGGGCGGTGTGCTCGAACGGGGCACTCGGCCTCGACCTCGTCACCGGGCGCCGGCTGTTCGAGGCGACGATGAATGTCGCCGACCAGCGCGACCTGGTCGTCCGGCTCACCGCGGCGGTGCCGGACGTACGGTTCTGCGCGGTGCGCGACGGCGGCGACGGCTTCCTCGTCGAGGCCGGCTACGCCGAGCTCAGCGTCTGGGCCGACCACAACCGCGACCCGCGCCGGATGCAGGTCGTCGGCCGGTCGGCGTTGGCCGACACCCCGAACAACAAGATGGTCGCTCGCCACCCGGTGCTCACCGCCCGGGACCTCCTCGACGCCTTCCGTGCCCTCGACCTGCCCGGCCTGCAGGCCACCTCCTCGGGGGCGCCGTTCCTCGAGGTCTCCGCGGCCGGCGTCGGCAAGGCGTACGGGCTGCAGCGGCTCACCGACCACCTCGGCATCGCCGCCGCCCAGGTGGTGGCGCTCGGCGACGGGCTGAACGACCTGGACATGCTCGCCTGGGCCGGCTGGGGCGTGGCGATGGCCAACGCCGAGCCGGAACTGCGGGCGGCCGCCGACCAGGTCGCCCCCGGCTGCGACGAGGACGGTTTCGCCCAAGTGCTCGAGGCGCTGATCGCGCGGGCCGCCACGGACTCCGGGGCACCGGCCACCGGTTCCGAGGCGCCGGCGATCCGGTGA
- the recR gene encoding recombination mediator RecR — translation MYDGPIQDLITELGQLPGIGPKSAQRIAFHVLSAEQEDVMRLVDALVQVKERIHFCTTCFNVSEGDTCSICRDPRRDPALICVVEDAKDVVAIERTREFRGRYHVLGGCISPVNGIGPDRLHIRELVVRLADGAVQEVIIATNPTIEGEATATYLSRLLLPTGITVSRLASGLPVGGDLEYADEVTLGRAFEGRRALA, via the coding sequence ATCTATGACGGCCCGATCCAGGACCTGATCACCGAACTCGGTCAGTTGCCCGGGATCGGGCCGAAATCCGCCCAGCGGATCGCCTTCCACGTCCTGTCCGCCGAGCAGGAGGACGTGATGCGGTTGGTCGACGCCCTGGTGCAGGTCAAGGAGCGGATCCACTTCTGCACCACCTGCTTCAACGTGTCCGAGGGCGACACCTGCTCCATCTGCCGCGACCCGCGCCGCGACCCGGCGCTGATCTGCGTGGTGGAGGACGCCAAGGACGTGGTGGCGATCGAGCGCACCCGCGAGTTCCGCGGCCGCTACCACGTGCTCGGCGGCTGCATCAGCCCGGTCAACGGCATCGGCCCTGACCGGCTGCACATCCGCGAACTGGTCGTACGACTCGCCGACGGTGCGGTGCAGGAGGTCATCATCGCCACCAACCCGACCATCGAGGGGGAGGCGACGGCGACCTACCTGAGCCGGCTGCTGCTGCCGACCGGGATCACCGTCTCCCGGCTGGCCAGCGGACTGCCGGTCGGCGGCGACCTGGAGTACGCCGACGAAGTGACCCTCGGCCGGGCCTTCGAGGGACGTCGTGCCCTCGCCTGA
- a CDS encoding YbaB/EbfC family nucleoid-associated protein has product MTEGLPQGFDMNALMQQAQAMQAQMQQAQAELAVTSISGTAGGGLVSVVMTGAGEVTSVTIKPEACDPEDTESLGDMIVAALRDANNQAAALAQQKLGPLAGGMGLGL; this is encoded by the coding sequence ATGACCGAGGGACTGCCCCAGGGATTCGACATGAACGCACTGATGCAGCAGGCGCAGGCCATGCAGGCGCAGATGCAGCAGGCGCAGGCGGAGCTGGCCGTCACCTCGATCTCCGGCACCGCCGGCGGTGGGCTGGTCAGCGTCGTGATGACCGGTGCCGGTGAGGTCACCTCCGTCACCATCAAGCCGGAGGCCTGCGACCCCGAGGACACCGAGAGCCTCGGCGACATGATCGTCGCCGCGCTGCGCGACGCGAACAACCAGGCCGCCGCCCTGGCCCAGCAGAAGCTCGGTCCGCTCGCGGGCGGGATGGGCCTTGGCTTGTGA